A genomic window from Salvia splendens isolate huo1 chromosome 11, SspV2, whole genome shotgun sequence includes:
- the LOC121754025 gene encoding uncharacterized protein LOC121754025 → MDQSAPVSLNQETDVETAIETSPDSAHMESESMQNIQIHTDMDQSSADPQNQETEVEAEMEMEKSQVDINVVASDNVEMESSVIALAITFLLAGVVGVAVLVYKRFPGSSPNVVQVEQVVPVESNNGMKGLLKAATLRLWSKRRNIIQRVGKRK, encoded by the coding sequence ATGGATCAATCAGCTCCTGTTTCTCTCAATCAAGAAACTGATGTGGAAACTGCAATAGAAACTTCTCCTGATTCTGCTCACATGGAATCTGAATCTATGCAAAATATCCAGATTCATACAGACATGGATCAATCATCTGCTGATCctcaaaatcaagaaactgaAGTGGAAGCTGAAATGGAAATGGAGAAATCACAAGTTGACATCAACGTTGTAGCTTCTGATAATGTTGAGATGGAATCAAGTGTTATAGCGTTGGCAATTACTTTTTTGTTGGCAGGTGTGGTTGGAGTTGCGGTCTTAGTGTACAAGAGGTTTCCCGGCTCCTCACCTAACGTTGTGCAAGTGGAGCAAGTCGTGCCAGTTGAGAGCAACAACGGGATGAAGGGGTTGCTAAAAGCAGCAACACTGAGGCTATGGAGCAAGAGGAGGAATATTATTCAGAGAGTTGGCAAACGGAAATGA
- the LOC121754835 gene encoding uncharacterized protein LOC121754835, producing MAAHSNSSLSPLSSKPINPNPRNPETNSTIRRSFTATNKPSPLINQRRLDPFTPANSPSEFGGRRCVDRDCEEKENGEKDCILKASKLQSPAKGCKNFIAPTISAASKFTPSPRKKVLVDRNEPVRTSISFSDGKAMFFSNENMSASVVETHPVSKPCKKVTFSDESVITDSDGVGVESKVVQSPIDVDPCLPPYDPKTNYLSPRPQFIRYKPNPIVEMLLNKEKGMDSDEFEYSLMAEMFVRGLSDSDEASADMVVGLNEERWKLLTMSQTRLLWYCRLLHLQLIKSWRRNLLGVMGRRQLIMNLSCLLWHCRFVQLQLMKSEGGIAGASVSVTSTPSFDESLLFIKDLSLSDLSSSSLYEQSRAVVASARSSLGCEAYFLKQVESVEEDLDSEMEDEAYADEEIDLEAEIDAFEEMDQSADWDDYTEKEIDETMQKLLLIL from the exons ATGGCGGCTCATTCCAACAGTTCCCTCTCTCCACTCTCTTCCAAACCCATTAATCCAAATCCAAGAAACCCCGAAACCAATTCAACAATTCGCAGAAGCTTCACTGCTACCAACAAACCCTCGCCTCTCATTAATCAGAGACGCCTCGATCCGTTCACACCTGCTAATAGCCCTTCAG AATTTGGGGGAAGAAGATGTGTGGATAGAGATTGCGAAGAGAAAGAGAATGGTGAAAAAGACTGCATTTTGAAAGCTTCGAAATTGCAATCTCCGGCGAAGGGTTGCAAGAATTTCATCGCGCCCACGATTTCTGCGGCCTCGAAGTTCACTCCTTCGCCGAGGAAGAAGGTTTTGGTGGATAGGAACGAGCCTGTTCGGACCTCCATCTCGTTCTCAGATGGAAAGGCCATGTTTTTCTCTAATGAGAATATGTCAGCTTCTGTTGTTGAGACTCATCCGGTTTCGAAGCCTTGCAAGAAGGTGACTTTTTCGGATGAATCAGTGATTACTGATTCTGATGGTGTGGGAGTGGAGTCGAAGGTTGTTCAGTCTCCCATTGATGTTGATCCGTGTCTCCCGCCTTATGATCCGAAAACCAACTACTTGTCTCCGAGGCCTCAGTTTATTCGTTACAAGCCAAATCCCATAGTTGAGATGCTCTTGAACAAGGAAAAGGGGATGGATTCGGATGAATTTGAATATAGCCTAATGGCAGAGATGTTTGTCCGTGGGCTCTCAGACTCTGATGAGGCCTCAGCTGATATGGTGGTTGGATTGAATGAAGAGAGATGGAAGCTGTTGACCATGTCTCAGACTCGCCTTCTTTGGTATTGCCGATTGTTACATCTCCAGCTGATCAAATCTTGGAGGAGGAACTTGTTGGGAGTGATGGGAAGAAGGCAATTGATCATGAATCTGAGCTGCCTTCTCTGGCATTGCCGGTTCGTACAGCTCCAGCTGATGAAATCTGAAGGAGGAATTG CTGGTGCGTCGGTTTCTGTGACGAGCACTCCTTCATTTGATGAGTCGTTGTTGTTCATTAAGGACCTGAGCTTGTCTGATTTGAGTAGTAGCAGCTTGTACGAGCAATCAAGAGCTGTTGTTGCCTCTGCAAGGTCGAGTCTAGGCTGT GAGGCATATTTTCTGAAACAAGTGGAGAGCGTTGAAGAGGATTTGGACAGTGAAATGGAAGATGAAGCCTATGCAGATGAGGAGATTGATCTTGAAGCTGAAATTGATGCATTTGAAGAGATGGATCAATCAGCTGACTGGGATGATTACACTGAGAAGGAAATTGATGAAACCATGCAGAAACTGCTTCTGATACTGTGA